In Stanieria sp. NIES-3757, the DNA window GGCAGATAAATCATTCGGCTCAAAAGCTACAAAATTACCTAAGTTTTTGTACAATAGTTCGTTAAAATTTTGTTTGTCAGAACTTACAATTAAACGAACCAAAGGATTGATCCTTCGTGCCACAAATGCAGCTTCTATATTTGTCCGCTCGTTCGTGGTTACTAAAAGTATCGAACGACACTCGCAGATCCCTGCTTGTTCTAAAACTTTTGCTTGGCGACAGTCTCCAATGATTAACTTGTCTAGTAAGCTGGGTAATTCTGGAACTTCCCAAGATTCGGTTTGTACATCATCGATAGCAATAACTTTTACATTGTAATCTTTCAGAACTGCAACACAATGTTGCCCTAAACTTTTAAGCCCACATACTAGAAAAAGGTCTTGCTTTTTTTTTTGATTAGTAGTTTCAGAAGTAGGCATTTTCTTCTGATGGCAACATGACAGCCAACTTGTTAATAACGTCGTTAATTATTGAGAAACGACATTATGGTGTTAACAACGACACTTACATTATTGAATTGACAGTACACTTTTGTAAATGCTGAGAGGCAAAATTGAACTGCCGACACGAGGATTTCCAGTAGTCGCGATCACAATCATAAAAAAGAGTTAGTTGCCAAGTTATTCTCTTTTAATAAATAAGAATTTTTCCTAAAAAAAGTTAAAAAATATAGAGTATTTTTGATTAGCTTGACAAATTGATTCAGGCTGAAATTTTTCTCATTACTTGGAGTTATTTATAAAGATAAAGAGTTTAACTCAGGAGTAGTAATGATGACTGGAGCTATAATACTGCTAATGTTAGTTCTTAGTTTGTTTGGTTTATCAATTTTGTTTGAAGTTTGGTTTTACGAAGGAGAACAGCACTATTGAAGTTTACAAAACTATTGCTGTTATCTCACATTTAACAGGGAATAGAAAAAAAGGGTTTCATGGAAAGTAACTACACTTTAAAAAATGAAACCCCTATGGATAATGTTAACTTGCTCCGCAATGCCTTGAAACCTCACTTATCTCTTGGACTTAGATGAATCTGAAGCTCATTTTCTTCAATCTCTCAGATTTTTGTCCTGTAATTAGATTTTATACATACTTTGATAATCGGATTTAGTATCATTAACTCTGAGCAAAAAAATAATTGATATTTCGTTAATTCTAATTTTTATTTTTTCGCTAAATTGTAGAGAATTAGTGACTTACTATAGGAAAAGAGATCGCGTGTCCGACGTGCCAGTTAATCTCTTGATATGAATTTTCTAAAGGCACGATCTGATAATTTAAAGAGGCAATTAAAGCTGCGATCAATTCATTTTTTTGTTGAAAAGAATCTACTTTGTCAGCATCAACTTCATAAATAATAATCGGTCGATACTGTTTAATTGTTTGCAGCATTCCTTGCAACACATCCAATTCTGCCCCTTCAACATCAATTTTGACCACATTAGGAGGGGTTAATTGTCCTTGATTAATTAATTCATCAATAGATACTATTTCTACTACGGTTGAACCTGCGAAATCGGGAGGGCGGTCAACCACAGATATAGTATGACCTCCAGAATATTCGGCTAGCAATAATTCTCCTGTCCCCGTAGTATGAGAAACCGCTTTTTGACAAACTGTAGAATTAGTAAATTGATTTAATTGAATATTATGACGCACACAGTCAGAATTTTTTCGATCTGGTTCAAAAGCATAAACTTTTCCTGTTGAACCAACTAATTTAGCTGCAATAACTGTAAAAAAACCCACATTTGCCCCAATATCATAAAACACATCTCCAGGTTTGAGATAATTAGATAAAGCTTGCTGGACTGGCAGTTCATAAGTACCTAAAGCTGTTGCAGGATTAGCTTTTCCCGCATTAAATTTTAATCCTTTGCCTACTCCCTGTTGCATCGTAAAATCACAATTTTTGATTCTCCAATAAGTTAAACGATTAATTATCTTTCGGTATAATTTTTTGATATTCATTGTTCTCTCTAAAAACTAATCAATAATAACAAGTATTGCCCTAAAATCTGTTATTTACCGAGTTGATTTTTATCGTGAGAAAGTTACAGTCATTTCTAGCCCTAAATTATCCTTACTAAAAAATCGAGCAATCTTTTGCTCAGTCAAAGTTTTATCATAAAAAAATGATAGAAGTTCTCCAAGTCTGACTGAAGAAAGATATGTCTGAAGAATTAATCGAACTTAGAAAAAGTATCGAAGCACATGATTATAAAACAGCGTTACTTCTAGTAGATCGCTTGGAAGAAATGTCGTTAGAAGACAAACTCAATAAAATATACAGTTACACCATTATTTTGCTTCTACATCTAATTAAACAAGAAGCTGAAGGAAGAACTACTCGATCTTGGGATAATTCTATTCTCAATTCCATAGAACAGATCAAGAGAACTAATAAGAGAAGAAAATCTAATGGTTATTATGCTTCAACTTCAGACCTAGCAGAGATTATCGATGAAGCAATCGAGCGTGCTTTGAGAGATGCTGCTGAAGAAGCTTTCGGAGGTGTTTATTCTGAAAAAGAAATATTAGATAGAATCGATTTAGCTGCTATTAAAGCAAAAGCATTATCTCTGATCGATACTCCCTAACGACGTACTCTCTACTAAGATCAAGTTTGGTTGAATATTTACATTAAAGATAAGATCAAGTAATAAGTCATAGATTAAAACGAATTCTGAGCTGGCAACCTAGCAATCCTGTTCTAACTTAAATAAAAATATTCAAGCAGATTTTATTTTACTCTCTCTACTCCTTATACTTCCTCTACCTCCTAATAATGTTTTACTTTCTAGCCACAAAATTAGCAAACACACTACCCGTATCATTACCCCAATCCCAATTAGCAACAATTCCTACACGGTTAATTTTCAAACGCTTGCTCTTGGGATAAACATCGCTTAAAGCTCGATATAAAACAGGTTCTTGGTTCACAAAAATAATGTAATTAATCCCATCAAAGACAACCCGAAGGGTATGGGTTACACCCCAGTAAACTCGACTACCCACATTAGTCCAAACAGCATCGTAGACATCTTCAAAGCCATTGAGATAGAAAAAAGAAGAAATCGATGCACCACCGTAACAATCATCCAACCAATTACTAATAATGATGTAATTATCTCGGTCTTGCCAAAAAATTAAACCACCTCTGCCTTTTTCCCCTTGCTTTCGTTGCGTTCCTGGCGGAGTAATATCTACTTGAAGATCGGCAAAATCAGGAAAATCCCAAGCAATAGTATAGGCTGTACATCCAGGATTAGGATTTTGAGGATTAGCTTGGACTTGAGCGGAATTATGCCTTGTAATTAAGATTTTTCCCAGTCCGATGTCTCTACGCCAAATCTTTGATCCTATAGTAGTGGTTTTACCTGCTAAATCTACTTCCTCAGTTCCTGTAAACTGATCAGTGACAACAGTTTTTTGTCCCTCCGCTTGCCAAGGAGAACCTAGATCAAGTGCAGCAGGAAGAGGTACTTGACGAGGATGAGCCTCAAAAGCTTGCCAATACTGTTCTACATCAGCTTGAACTGTATAAATTCCCACTCCCGTAGCATTTTGTAATCGAGTATCTGTAAACCATCGATCTAACAATAATTGACCGTTGATATAAATACCAATCGTTTCGCCATCGTCTAAAATTTGAATCGAATTAAGACTATTAGTTTTTAAACCCAAATCAAGACTTGTAGCTATTTCTATTTCCACTCCCTCTTCAACCAAACAAACTTGACACTTGAGATCGCTTAATAACAAACGCCAGTAATTTTGTTCATTATCAATACGCCAAACAATCCCTCCTACAGCAATCTCGTCTGAGGTGAGGATCATGGCATGAATTAAGCCAATTTCGCTTGCTGAATTTAAAATCGCCCAATTATCAAAACCCGTTGCCTTAACACCATTAACTGTACGTTCATAACTACCAGTTTTGATTTGCCATACTCCTCCTATTTCAGCCGAAGAATTATCAAGCGAACCATTCCCCTTAAAAGAATCGGCAGCGCAAGCAGTACCATACCAATTCTTTAATTCCGAAATCTGTTCAACTTTAGCACCATAAACTCTGGTATCGACGCTAAAGCCTATTTGTCCCAACACACTTTGATAAAGGGCAGCATAAACTTTTTGATCTTGATTAAACGGATCGATCGCTAAAGGACGTAAATTAGGATAAGCAGCTAAACCATAGGCATTAGGCAGTGAAGCAGCATAATAAGCTGCTCCTTGTTCTCTTAAGATAACTACATAATAGATGGGAAGATTTTGTAAGCCTCTTAAGACTCGTAATGAGCGCTCCGTTACTCTTGTCCAAAGTTCTCCATTTTCCGTACCAGTAGCATGAACGTAAAAAGCATTTCCTTCTGCTAAAGGATTACTAGGAATTGCTTGGGAAAACCAACCCACAGCTAAATTTTCATTAATAGTAGGAATATCAACGTATTTTTTGCTACTAAAAATCCAACGATGGATGCGTTGAATTAGACTTTCTCGTTGATAACTACGCAACCAACCTAAAAATCTTTGGATTGGGTTTTGTTTATGAGAACCATAAGCCCATTGTTTAAGTCTGCGGAAGATACTCTCAGCGTAGTCTCCTGATTGGGAGGTATTATGACCATTGAGGACAAAAAAAGCACAAGCTAGTCCATTAGTACGAGAATAAGGACCATAAGCAATCCCTTCTCTACCCCAACCAGCTTTAACTAGTGGAGAAAAACGCAAAGCACCATGATCGATAGTAATTAACTTTTCTGCATCTATTCCCTGACGAATAATTCCATCAGGGTTGTTACTGCCAATTACTTTGCCTTTGGAAATACTTTCGTTGTAAAGATCTGTCAAGAATTTGGGTTCTGTTTTCCTCATTGCTCGATATCCTCAACCTAAGAGCGATGAAACATCTCCTAATCTTGGCATCAACTCTTCTGATTTGGCTATTGTTTCTATGAATAAACTATGCTAACCCGCTATAGAACCCATTTGAGATCTCACGAAGAGACTGAAAGCCGCTTAAGCATTAATCTGACGAAGCAGAGATCGATCTTGGCAGTCGCATGAGATAAAGTTCGCTCAACAGCGCGATTCTACAAGCGGAGGAAACCTCCGCGTATCTCGCGCTCAAAGTTTTTAACCAAACTTTTACAACGCTCCATCCAAGCGTTTGAGCGTTCAATCACCCAGCGAGCAACAGCAGGAACAAATCCAGATTTCCCTTGCGCTGCCTTCTCTTGTTTCGAGGGTTTGGTGGACAGTTCAAACTTGATTTTCGTCATGATCTCGGGATAAACTTGCTCCAATTGCTCAGTCAAATGTTCGGGATGATATCCGTGGTCTAGCAAAATAGTGAGCTTCGGAAGGTTAACGGGTTTTGACTGGAAATAGTCAATATTTAGCGTCAGCATCTCAATCAATCCTGCATCATCCGAGACATTTGCTGGTGTGCAGTGGGTAAAGAAAGGAAATCCCAGTGTATCAATTGCCAGATGTCTTTTAATCCCATTCGTGGCTTTGTAAAAACAAAAGCCTTTGGAAGCGACACTGGCATTACAGGTATTTTTCACGGCTTGAGAGTCAATGATTATTAATGTTGTCCACTTAGGTTTTTTTTAACCTGCTGACGTACTTGTTCATGTAAGGCATTCATGAGCTTTTCAAACACCCCTACCTTTCGCCACTGCTTGTAGTGCCAATAGACAGTTGAGTAGGGAGGTAAATCTTTGGGCAAGTCTGCCCAATTACAACCATTTTTGAGTTGATAGAGTATTCCGTCAAGGATTTCTCGCCTTGTCCAATTGGCAGGTCGGGTTTGCTTCTTAGTCGGCAATATCTTAACTAACAGGGGTTCTAGAATTTCCCATTCTTCATCGCTAAGGCTACTGGAATACTTCATGGTCAATGAATTTTGATACTTTCGAGAACTTTAAGTCCATACTTGGAAGATGTCAAATGGGTTCTATAGCTGAGGTTAACGTTTTCAGAAGCCCTGAATCATTCCTATCCAACCACCGTAAAAGAAGAGAAAAGACCCGAACCGCAAGGCTGGTTTATGACAGCCCAAGAGCAATGACCACAAACAAACCTTGTTTTAAGTTTTTTCTTAAAAATCAGCTAATATGCGACTAAAATTAGTTGCATATTGTTCGAGTAATCTTTCTATAATTAAGATAGTAGAGAAAAAAATGACTCGAAAAGAGAAATTAATCCAGCGTTTAAAAAGTAAACCCAAAGATTTTACGTGGAGTGAGCTAACATCACTATTGACTAGATTGGGATTTATGGAAGTAAAAACGGGAAAAACAGGCGGTTCGAGAGCAAGATTTATTAATTCTAATAACGTTGTGATTACTCTTCACAAACCTCATCCTAGCGACATTTTAAAAAGATATCAAATAGAACAAATAATTAAGATTTTATCTGGAGAAGAATTGATATGAAGAACTTAATGGAATATAAAGGCTATTTAGGCTCAGTAGATTACAACGATGAAGATAAAATTTTTTATGGTCGAGTAGAATATATTCGTAGTCTTATTAGCTACGAAGGTCATGATGTCGAGTCTTTACGCAATAGTTTTCAAGAAGCGGTAGACGATTATCTAGAGCTTGTTCGTAACCAAAATATTGAACCAGAACAGCCTTTTAAAGGAAGCTTCAATATCCGAACTGGTAGCAATCTTCATCGACGTGCAGTTATTGTAGCTAAACAAAAAGGAATTAATCTTAATAAATTAGTCAACGAAGCTCTTGAAGAATATCTTAAAAATTATGTTTGAATTATTAATTGATAAAAAGAAATTGAGATTAGACTTGTTGCGAAATAAAAAGGCTTATGCGATCAAGAACCAGCATCTAGCTTGACAAAAACTTTTTTCTTTATACAGCCATTAGATAAAAATTCCATAATCCACAAGCTGATTGTGTTATTTGATCGCCTGTCTCTATTCTCGCTTATTTCACAACAGGTCTTTTATTTTGTCAGACTGATGCTCAAAAGACTAGCTTCTGTTTAGAAAGCTCCCAAATAAGTTCTATAAGTCTCGTCGATTAAATTGCACTAGCAATTAAAGATGAGAGTATCAAAAACTTTCTATAACATAGTTTTGAACCAGGGATTGCTCGGGAAGTTCTATTAAATGAGAGTAATGAATAAATAAACTTTCTGCTACTTTATGCCAAGAAAAGTAGTTTAACACTCTCTGACGACCTGCTTGACCCATGACAGTTCTTAATTGTTTGTTTTCAATCAATCGCATCATTGCTTCAGCTAAGGCGATAGGATTGTCAGGTTCAAATAAAAACCCGGTTTTTCCTTCTTCAACAATTCCTGTCATTCCTCCAACTCGACTAGCAATTACGGGCAGTCCCATTGCCATCGCTTCTACTAAACTCATGCCAAAAGATTCGCTTAAAGAAGGATTGATTAGAAGATCTGCTTCTTGATAAAGTTCAACTAATTGAGAATGTTTAATTCCACCCACAAAAGATACTTGATTAGCAATGTGAGATGAAAGTTGACTTTGCAAATATGAGTAATATTGTTTAGGAGTAAATTTAGCTAAACTAGCTACTGTTGGCTCATCGCTTAAAGTTGCAATAAATTCTGTTGGTGTCGGTTTGTTTGGTCCTACAATTTGTAATTGAGTTTGGGGATATTGTTTCAAAACAATTTTGAAAGCATCAATTAAAGTATGTAGTCCTTTTTCTGGGGAAATACGTCCGACAAACAGCAGTTTGAGACAGTCAGATTGGCTCTCAGAATCGCTATTTTTAAGAAATTTCTCAACATCTACTCCATTAAAAACTGTTTGACAACGCTCTGCAAATTGAGGGTAGCAAGCTTTGATTTTGTCTGTAATGTAATGACTACAACCAATAATTAGATCTACATGAGCTAGTCTTTTAGCGATTATAGTTGGGTTAAGTTGACTTAACCATTCACAGTGCATATGTAAAACAATTTTAATCTTGGGATTAAATGCACGAATTAAAGGTACAAACTGAGAAAAGTTATGGATGTGAACTACATCGCATTGTTGTTGTCTGAGGTCTAATGCTAAGGATAAAGCATAAATAACACCATACAATCTTGAAGCAAAATAATGTGATTTTGGAGAAAATTTATTAATTAATCGGCTTAATCGATTAACAACTTTCTCGAAAATAACTGATACTCTTCTATATTCTACTTGTTCACTCCATTCCACTGCTTTTTGTTTGCGATTTTGACGAGCATAAACCACAACTTGACAAGATTGAGCTAGTTGACGAGCGACTTGATAGTTCCAGATTGGAATCGAGCCAGATTGAACTGGAGGAGTAACACTATCCCAGGGTTGATTTACTAAAGCTATTTTCACAATTTTTTTTTATTAGTTTTGATTTAAATAGTTGTTGCAACTATAAATATTCATGCTGATATCTATAAGAATTTAGATTTTTTTATTGTCAGTTTAAATCTTGAACAAATGTATATTTAGTTGCTTTGAATTAAGTAGATTAAAAATTCAGCTAGACTATGCGATTGAAGCATTTAAATTAAACTATTAAAATTACTTTTTAAATTATAAAAAGCATCTATTTGTTACCTTTTTGTGTCGATAAGTTATAGGCTAATCTTTAAATGAACTTATTGATAGCCTTGTTTTAATGAATCGTAAAAAATTACGTTAAATGAAATATCGCATAATCCTATTATTTTTGTCTAGTAGGTTGTTGTTTGTTTATCATCACTTTAAATATTTGTAAAAAAAAGATAAAAATAAATCTTGTAAGCTTTGTTACTGTGATGTTAATTGTTTAGTTGTGATCGCTATCACAACTAACAAAAATTAAGGCTCAAACATCCACAAATGTCAGAGCCAAGTTTTATTAATCTCGATTGATTTATTTGATTTAACGTTTTACTTTCTGACAAGCTAGACTTAATAAGCTTCCAAGTATTAGATTTACGTTGTTAAAATTTCTCTCATTAGCAATTGCCATCATTATTTCAAATAAAAAAGCAGGAATAATAGTCAACCCGACCATCATCAAAATAAAGAAAAACCATTTTTGCTGGGAACTGAAGCAAATGTATCTCGCTAAAATTCCCAAAGGAATAAAAATTAATCCATAGTATAACAACTGATAAAATCGACTATTAGTAATGGTTAAATGAATTAGTGAACTAAAAGAAGGAGATAAATACCAAAAAAGTGTAGCTTCAGGAGAAAATTTAAAAATATATTTATGAAATAAATCATCTATATATACTGACAAAGCTTGCTGATTATAATCAATAATTAAACGATGAGTTTGGGTATCTTTAAAAACATTTGGAATGATCAGTTCTGGTCTAGTTCCATTTTTTTTAGTTAAAGGAGTTCTTAATCGTAAACTAAGATGATTATGCCACTGTCCAATAGTTAAATTGCGATTAAAAGAATCTTGAGAAAGAGAAATAATTCTAGCTGGTCCAGTTTGATTGCGATCGCTACTAGCTAGAGTTGTCTTGATAGTAAATTGGGAACTATGACGCAATTTTTCGTTAATAAATGCAGCATCAGTTTTTGTTTGTAGCCATCTTCCAGAATTTAGAATTGTGTTTATTTGTGGTTGATTAACAGGTTTTTCCTGCCAAACTAAATCGGGAGTATTTTCTTTGAGATTTTGATAATTACCTTGACTAGTTAAGACATAAGAAGCAATTAAAGAATCAGTTTTTGAATTACAAAAAGTTGGTTGCTGCAAAATTTCAGCTATTTCTTGTTTTGAAAGAGATTGAGCGGCAACACAAAACTCAAAAATTTGCCCACTCCAAGGTCTTTTGCCTGTAATTTCATTGCCCAAAGCTAAAGGATAAGTAGAATTCCAATTACTTAAATCCCAAAGTTTCACCATCCCTTGCCAATGATAAGATAATAAACAAGCTAAATAAAAATATATCAAAAAAATAATAATAATTAACTTAGGAATAAATCGCCAGTCTTTTATTTTAATAAAAATGTAATTTAAAAAATCAATAATAAAAATACCTAAAAAATTAAACACAAAAAAACCTACCAATCCACCCAAACTATTCATCAAGATATCTACATAAGTTGGGTTACGGTTTGGCAAGAAAATTTGGCAAAGCTCAACTAAAAAAGAAAAAGTAAAACTTGATATAAAAACTACAAAAAAAGTTGTAACTACTTTTAGTTTAAATTTTTTAATTAAACAAGTAATACCAAAACCGAAAGGAATAAATAAAAAAATATTAGCAATTAAATCATTAAGATCGTCTGGTCTTGTCATTCGCGATCGCAGATAATCAAAACTTAATTGTTGAGCAACTTCCTGAAAGAAAAAATCATAAGGAAATAAAGTAGGAATAATTACCGACAAAAATCCAGCGATCGCAAATAAATTTGCCCACCAAGCTACTGAATTACTTGCAACAGTTTTAAAATATTTCATCTGTTTTCCCAAAAGATATCTCAGTCTACTTAGTAACTAAAGCAATGAGTAGTTTACAAAGGTGTTACAGTAACCGAGCCAAAGTCTACTTGAGTTCGATAGGTTAATAGAGCA includes these proteins:
- a CDS encoding glycosyl transferase group 1, coding for MKIALVNQPWDSVTPPVQSGSIPIWNYQVARQLAQSCQVVVYARQNRKQKAVEWSEQVEYRRVSVIFEKVVNRLSRLINKFSPKSHYFASRLYGVIYALSLALDLRQQQCDVVHIHNFSQFVPLIRAFNPKIKIVLHMHCEWLSQLNPTIIAKRLAHVDLIIGCSHYITDKIKACYPQFAERCQTVFNGVDVEKFLKNSDSESQSDCLKLLFVGRISPEKGLHTLIDAFKIVLKQYPQTQLQIVGPNKPTPTEFIATLSDEPTVASLAKFTPKQYYSYLQSQLSSHIANQVSFVGGIKHSQLVELYQEADLLINPSLSESFGMSLVEAMAMGLPVIASRVGGMTGIVEEGKTGFLFEPDNPIALAEAMMRLIENKQLRTVMGQAGRQRVLNYFSWHKVAESLFIHYSHLIELPEQSLVQNYVIESF
- a CDS encoding putative transposase translates to MKYSSSLSDEEWEILEPLLVKILPTKKQTRPANWTRREILDGILYQLKNGCNWADLPKDLPPYSTVYWHYKQWRKVGVFEKLMNALHEQVRQQVKKNLSGQH
- a CDS encoding methyltransferase FkbM family protein; this translates as MNIKKLYRKIINRLTYWRIKNCDFTMQQGVGKGLKFNAGKANPATALGTYELPVQQALSNYLKPGDVFYDIGANVGFFTVIAAKLVGSTGKVYAFEPDRKNSDCVRHNIQLNQFTNSTVCQKAVSHTTGTGELLLAEYSGGHTISVVDRPPDFAGSTVVEIVSIDELINQGQLTPPNVVKIDVEGAELDVLQGMLQTIKQYRPIIIYEVDADKVDSFQQKNELIAALIASLNYQIVPLENSYQEINWHVGHAISFPIVSH
- a CDS encoding HicB family protein, with protein sequence MKNLMEYKGYLGSVDYNDEDKIFYGRVEYIRSLISYEGHDVESLRNSFQEAVDDYLELVRNQNIEPEQPFKGSFNIRTGSNLHRRAVIVAKQKGINLNKLVNEALEEYLKNYV
- a CDS encoding IS4 family transposase; this encodes MKNTCNASVASKGFCFYKATNGIKRHLAIDTLGFPFFTHCTPANVSDDAGLIEMLTLNIDYFQSKPVNLPKLTILLDHGYHPEHLTEQLEQVYPEIMTKIKFELSTKPSKQEKAAQGKSGFVPAVARWVIERSNAWMERCKSLVKNFEREIRGGFLRL